The Acidobacteriota bacterium sequence TTGGGCTACGTTAGGGGGATTAGGCAGACGTTCAAGACGTGGTGCAGGGAGTATCCGTATTAAAGAGATAGTATCAATCCCAACCTCATTTTCAGAGAACTTGAAACAATGTTTGGAATCCTCGAAAGATAGATTTGATACAGGAGAAGAACTGGCTGATCATATTAGGACTGTAATTGAACAAAGTCGTATTGCTTTTGCCGCGTTTTCTTCGCCAGGCATAGTCAGCTTTTCTGAAAATCTTCCTGTGTTTTCGATTTTATTATCCCAATCCCGTGTTGTTGTTTGGACACCACTCAATACGGATCTCAGTGATTACAAAACAGTTTTAAGCAAGCTCATGAACCAGATGTCTGATCAAAAAGCGAAGCTTGGAGGATTAGAATTTGAACAAGCTTTTGGTGGGATTTCTCCACGCCGCCGTGCATCGCCTTTAGTCATTACAGCTCACAAGTTAGAAAATGAGTGGGCACTTGTTCTGACATATTTCAAAGCTGAAATCACGAAAGGTCAACCTGGTAAATCCTGTCATGTTACTTCGTTTTTAGACTCTTTAAGCCCCAAATGGGAAGTCAACTCAACGGGAGGTGCCAAAAAATGAAATCTTCACTATTGGCTTTTCACCTTGGCCCCATCCAGGATTTCATCTCAACAGCCAGACGAACTCAAGATTTGTGGATTGGAAGCTGGTTGCTATCACATTTGAGTCGAACTGCCATTAAGACAGCCCAAGGCAACCAGGCCATCCTGATTTTGCCGAAGCCGAAAATGTCATCGAAGTTTGGTGATCCAACTGAAGCCGATACCCCCAATCATTTTTTGGTGGAATTTGAAAGTGATGAACCATCAAAAGTTGCTGAGAACATTGAGGCAGCCGTCCGAAGTGAATGGAAACGAATTGCAACTCAGGTGAAAACAGAGTTCTTTAAAGAAGTTACGGATGGATTATGGGACCGGCAAATCAATACATTCCTGGAAATTTATTGGGTAATTCTCACAGGTCCCGATTTATCTCGAAATGATGCACTGGCAGCATTAGACGCCCGAAAAAGACTGCGTGATTTCCAACCAACGGAAGAGCCCCATATCAAATGCACGTTGTGTGGGACTCGCCAGGAACTCAGCGGGAAATCATCAGTCTATGACGCCCGAAAGTGGTGGTTTGAAAAAATAAACCAGGATCCGGGTCGTTTACGACTTCGAGAAGATGGTTCGGAACGACTCTGCGCCGTGTGTGTCGTGAAACGAACTGCCCTGGTAGCCAAAGCAGTGAACTTGGACAAACAAGACGGTTCTTTCCCGTCAACCAGCGGTGTTGCTGCCGCACCATTCAAAGCGAAACTATTAAAAGAAGGTGAGGCAGAACCCCTGTTGAAACTTCATTTTCAGGCTTTGGAAGATGTTTTTCTCCCTGCTCAAGTGGATGAAGAGTGTCTTCCGGAACTGGTTCGAATTCACACGGGGTTTTCACAAGCAATTCGGAGGAAACTTCTTACCTACGACGGAGATGTGTTCTATCCAGAACAGTTTGTTGAAGAGAAATTTAAGAAGGAATTTCCTAAATCCTTCAATGATCTGACAGCTCTCACTCAGCAAAAAGCAGATGAACTTACTTTTTCGAAAGACGATTTAATGGAATATGAACAATCTTATGACGACGAAGAACTCTTCAAAGAAGAAGTTTATACTCTACAGGCTCGGCTTCGTAAAGTTCATATTCAGCTTCGGAATCTCGTGAAAAAACTGGAAGTAAGTCCTTCAAAGTATTTTGCGGCCCTGATGATGGACGGCGACCACATGGGAGCTTTTTTTGGCAATGCCAGCACCGAACAAGCCCAGGAACTCAGTGAGTGTGTTTCCACCTTTGCCCGTGAAAAGTCCAAAACTATCGTTGAGGAACATTTCGGGCGGTTGGTGTATGCCGGGGGGGATGATGTGCTGGCGTTGTTACCACTGGAAACAGTCCTCCCTTGTGCCAGAAAGTTGCAGGAAGAATTCAAATCATCCATCAAAGATATTTCCTTACCTGAAGGAGTGGCTCATTACCCAACCCCGAGTGCCGGGGTTGTGATTGCGCATCATCTTTCACCGTTGGACCGGGTGTTGTCTTCTCTGCGAGGTGCTGAGAAAACCGCCAAAAATCGCTACGGACGGGATGCTCTCTGCGTGTATTTACTCAAGAGGTCCGGAGAGGAAATCCAGGTTGGAACCCATTGGAAATATGACAATCCAGGTCCGGTTGATGCGGTAGCCATTATGGCCCAGGTTATCAAGGCGCTTCGAGATGAGACGTTATCTATGAAGTTTCCCTATGCGGTTTCAGAAGAAGTTCGGGGGCTTTGTGCCACGACTTTACCGGCTGAAGCGAGGGGTGCTGCACTCAAAAGACTGGCCAAACGCCATAGCGAGCAGGGTGATGAGAACAAAACGAAGGCAAAGGAGATTGCCACTTTGTTGGCTGCCTGGTGCGAAGGAAAAAATCCTGATGATTCCAGGTCTTTAGGATTTGAAGAAATAAGCCGATGGATCCTGGTCGCCCGCTTTATTGCTGCTGGAGGGAGGGATGAACGATGAGCCCGAAAACAATTTTTATTGAACCTTCTGATGTGTGGTTGTTTCGTGATGGACGTCCCTTTGCTCCAAATGATCGAGCCCAGGCGGCCAGTGTATTTCCTCCAACCCCGCAAACTATGCAGGGTGTGATTCGATCAGCCCGATTGTCAGAAAGTGGAGAACCGTTTGATTACAAACAATGGTCGCCAGCACTCGTGGCTGAAATTGGTCAACCTGATAATTTTGGGGCTATTCGGTTGCGTGGCCCAATC is a genomic window containing:
- the cmr1 gene encoding type III-B CRISPR module RAMP protein Cmr1, which encodes MTLPKLQLTLETVTPLFLGGATQQPELRPASVRGQLRFWLRAALGGVIGDHNCNLLSQLESNVMGKTDHASSVVVRITSPSIIPGSEPLLPHKVGNQGGIVQAFRPNTSFDLILSSRFGASPDALESAGWSLLLWATLGGLGRRSRRGAGSIRIKEIVSIPTSFSENLKQCLESSKDRFDTGEELADHIRTVIEQSRIAFAAFSSPGIVSFSENLPVFSILLSQSRVVVWTPLNTDLSDYKTVLSKLMNQMSDQKAKLGGLEFEQAFGGISPRRRASPLVITAHKLENEWALVLTYFKAEITKGQPGKSCHVTSFLDSLSPKWEVNSTGGAKK
- the cas10 gene encoding type III-B CRISPR-associated protein Cas10/Cmr2, whose product is MKSSLLAFHLGPIQDFISTARRTQDLWIGSWLLSHLSRTAIKTAQGNQAILILPKPKMSSKFGDPTEADTPNHFLVEFESDEPSKVAENIEAAVRSEWKRIATQVKTEFFKEVTDGLWDRQINTFLEIYWVILTGPDLSRNDALAALDARKRLRDFQPTEEPHIKCTLCGTRQELSGKSSVYDARKWWFEKINQDPGRLRLREDGSERLCAVCVVKRTALVAKAVNLDKQDGSFPSTSGVAAAPFKAKLLKEGEAEPLLKLHFQALEDVFLPAQVDEECLPELVRIHTGFSQAIRRKLLTYDGDVFYPEQFVEEKFKKEFPKSFNDLTALTQQKADELTFSKDDLMEYEQSYDDEELFKEEVYTLQARLRKVHIQLRNLVKKLEVSPSKYFAALMMDGDHMGAFFGNASTEQAQELSECVSTFAREKSKTIVEEHFGRLVYAGGDDVLALLPLETVLPCARKLQEEFKSSIKDISLPEGVAHYPTPSAGVVIAHHLSPLDRVLSSLRGAEKTAKNRYGRDALCVYLLKRSGEEIQVGTHWKYDNPGPVDAVAIMAQVIKALRDETLSMKFPYAVSEEVRGLCATTLPAEARGAALKRLAKRHSEQGDENKTKAKEIATLLAAWCEGKNPDDSRSLGFEEISRWILVARFIAAGGRDER